In the Solanum pennellii chromosome 5, SPENNV200 genome, one interval contains:
- the LOC107019489 gene encoding ribonuclease 3-like protein 3, whose amino-acid sequence MEVNKVEENPACLDILSSQNLHLTEEMEVNEVKENPASLNILSSQIEVNKVEENVASLNIPLSQNLHLTQENSRNHLTHDDDDDKQWRRLVEELEETIRYKFKNPNLLHEAFTHPSFQQNNKSYERLELLGDSILNMLITKKQFFDYPNLPPGMLTKLRSANVDNEKLARAASKYNLHNYLHHKMTLFEGQVKEFKDAILEYPLHSLGLVDPPKTLADIVESLIGAISIDSDCMNTTWQVVNFLLEPLITPEKLELNPITKMYELCQKNGLKTRFVDKWAECGEFEVYVDEQLVGRGKSSGKKITAKNRAAHNAYFKILQILSEKATIANRDGIET is encoded by the exons ATGGAAGTAAACAAAGTGGAAGAAAATCCTGCCTGTCTGGATATTCTATCATCACAAaaccttcatttaacggaagaaATGGAAGTAAACGAAGTGAAAGAAAATCCTGCCTCTCTGAATATTCTATCATCACAAATAGAAGTTAACAAAGTAGAAGAAAATGTTGCCTCTCTTAATATTCCATTATCACAAAACCTTCATTTAACTCAAGAAAATAGTAGAAATCATTTGAcacatgatgatgatgatgacaagCAATGGAGGAGGTTAGTGGAGGAATTAGAGGAAACAATTAGATACAAATTCAAGAATCCTAACTTGTTGCATGAAGCATTTACTCACCCTTCCTTccaacaaaacaacaaatcaTATGAGAGATTGGAGTTGTTAG GTGACTCTATTCTAAATATGTTAATAAccaaaaaacaattttttgatTACCCTAATCTGCCTCCCGGAATGCTAACAAAGTTGAGATCAGCCAATGTAGATAATGAGAAACTTGCTAGAGCCGCGAGCAAATACAATTTACATAACTATTTACATCACAAGATGACTTTATTTGAAGGACAA GTAAAAGAATTCAAAGATGCTATATTGGAGTACCCATTGCATTCACTAGGTCTGGTTGATCCCCCAAAGACTCTTGCAGATATTGTCGAATCTTTGATTGGTGCCATCTCTATTGACTCTGACTGCATGAATACAACTTGGCAG gTGGTTAATTTTTTGTTGGAACCTCTAATTACTCCAGAAAAACTGGAGCTTAATCCAATTACAAAAATGTACGAGTTATGTCAGAAGAATGGATTAAAGACAAGATTCGTTGATAAATGGGCAGAATGTGGAGAGTTTGAAGTTTACGTTGACGAACAACTTGTCGGGAGGGGAAAATCAAGTGGGAAAAAAATAACTGCAAAAAATAGGGCTGCGCACAATGCATATTTCAAAATTCTACAAATTTTGAGTGAGAAAGCCACTATTGCTAATCGTGATGGAATAGAAACCTGA